The following are encoded together in the Proteiniphilum saccharofermentans genome:
- a CDS encoding ABC transporter permease, with protein sequence MFDLDRWHEIWITITHNKSRSVLTAFSVFWGVLMLVLMVGSGNALEKGIFSQIEGFATNSCFFEANRTTLPYKGFRKGRRWNITNSDIPVIKEKVSELQYISPMLFSGGNEKNVVRGDKNGSYRIKGCYPEYDLIEKSKMLYGRYVNDIDIAEKRKVCVIGERIYEVLFQKGEDPTGKQVRVNGIYFQVVGVARSTSGVNIGGETAETVVLPFSTMQQAFNQGNIVHLLAATAKEGVPVKKVQDQILEILKQQHQVSPDDKDAVWTMNIEEQFKMFNYLGIGISALIWIVGLGTLFAGAIGVSNIMLVTVRERTKEIGIRRALGATPRNIIGQILSESVVLTVLAGLLGIVLGVGVLRGAGIVLSQGDQFFKDPQVSFGMAIGSLLILIVIGAMAGYIPAQRAMMIKPVEAISEE encoded by the coding sequence ATGTTTGATTTAGACAGGTGGCATGAAATATGGATCACTATCACGCACAATAAATCACGGAGTGTGCTGACCGCCTTTAGCGTCTTCTGGGGAGTGCTGATGCTGGTGCTGATGGTGGGATCAGGCAATGCGCTCGAAAAAGGTATCTTTTCACAGATCGAAGGGTTTGCCACCAACTCCTGTTTCTTTGAAGCCAACCGGACAACACTTCCTTACAAGGGTTTCCGGAAAGGAAGGAGATGGAACATTACCAACAGCGATATTCCTGTGATAAAAGAAAAGGTAAGTGAATTGCAGTACATCTCTCCCATGCTGTTCAGCGGCGGCAATGAAAAAAATGTGGTGAGGGGCGATAAAAACGGCTCCTACCGGATAAAAGGCTGTTATCCCGAATACGACCTGATAGAAAAGAGCAAAATGCTCTACGGACGGTATGTCAATGATATCGATATCGCGGAAAAGAGAAAAGTATGCGTCATCGGAGAACGTATCTATGAAGTACTCTTCCAGAAAGGAGAAGACCCTACCGGCAAACAGGTCCGTGTGAATGGCATCTATTTCCAGGTGGTGGGAGTAGCCCGTAGCACCTCAGGCGTCAATATAGGGGGTGAAACAGCCGAAACGGTTGTCTTACCATTCTCCACCATGCAACAGGCTTTCAACCAGGGAAATATCGTTCACCTACTGGCAGCCACCGCCAAAGAGGGAGTTCCGGTAAAAAAGGTGCAGGACCAGATACTGGAGATCCTGAAACAACAGCATCAGGTCTCACCCGACGACAAAGACGCGGTATGGACCATGAACATAGAGGAACAATTCAAAATGTTCAACTACCTGGGTATCGGCATATCCGCTCTGATATGGATCGTGGGACTGGGCACGCTCTTCGCGGGTGCCATCGGCGTGAGCAATATCATGCTGGTCACCGTGCGCGAGCGCACCAAAGAGATCGGTATCCGCCGGGCACTGGGAGCCACGCCGCGGAACATCATAGGGCAGATCCTCAGTGAGAGCGTAGTGCTCACGGTATTAGCAGGACTCCTCGGTATTGTGCTGGGGGTGGGCGTGCTCCGGGGGGCCGGAATCGTACTCAGCCAGGGCGACCAGTTCTTTAAAGACCCGCAGGTCTCGTTCGGCATGGCCATCGGTTCACTCCTGATCCTTATTGTGATTGGTGCTATGGCGGGATATATACCTGCACAACGGGCTATGATGATTAAACCCGTAGAAGCGATCAGTGAGGAGTAG
- a CDS encoding DUF2089 family protein, translating into MLPSKCPSCQAQLKVKSLVCESCHTEVSGLYDLPLLAQLQPSEQDFIVKFVKSSGSLKEMAKELSLSYPTVRNLLNDIISKIDDYEK; encoded by the coding sequence ATGTTACCTTCTAAATGTCCAAGTTGTCAGGCGCAACTAAAAGTAAAAAGCCTCGTTTGTGAATCGTGCCACACGGAAGTGTCCGGTTTGTACGATTTGCCGTTGTTGGCTCAATTACAGCCAAGTGAACAGGATTTTATAGTGAAGTTTGTAAAATCAAGCGGAAGCCTGAAAGAGATGGCAAAAGAACTCTCACTCAGTTATCCCACTGTAAGAAACTTATTGAACGATATAATCTCTAAAATTGACGACTATGAGAAATAA
- a CDS encoding TolC family protein, translating into MHIRTIIIALFFSASLFPAAAQQKYTLLECIDIALENNRNIKQQEIGRQQREIAYSQARADLLPNLNASAGQNFVFGRSIGLDNVYENTNSSQTSFSIGGDITLFDGLRMKHNIDARKADMQASEADLEKMRDDVVMSVSTAFLQALLNRELLQIAENQIETTQANLQRRSELVKSGKMAQGELYELEAQLAKEELNRVQAESNLKLALLDLAQIMELEEFNNFDITAPPAETLINEATLLQSEAVYESALVNRPEIRGMRYRLESSEKELLMAKAQYYPSLSFGVNMGTGYYRMSGRDNTSFSSQLRNNMSNSLGFSLRIPIFNRFQIRNSVHSAELAIANTQLEMDKTKVELRKRIEQAYYNATGAKSRWDAAQKSIAASREAYRFAEEKYESGRANSYELFLAKNNLTQVLGEEAQAKYEYAFRLKILELLKD; encoded by the coding sequence ATGCATATCAGAACTATTATCATCGCCCTGTTCTTCAGCGCTTCCCTATTTCCGGCAGCGGCACAGCAGAAATATACGCTGTTGGAGTGCATCGATATTGCGCTGGAGAACAACCGCAACATCAAACAGCAGGAAATCGGCAGGCAACAGCGGGAGATCGCTTACAGCCAGGCACGTGCAGATCTGCTGCCCAACCTGAACGCTTCGGCAGGGCAGAATTTCGTATTCGGTCGCTCCATCGGCCTCGACAACGTTTATGAGAACACCAACTCATCGCAGACCAGTTTCAGTATCGGGGGTGATATCACCCTTTTCGACGGTTTGCGGATGAAACACAACATCGACGCACGGAAGGCCGACATGCAGGCGTCGGAAGCCGATCTGGAGAAGATGCGCGACGATGTGGTAATGAGTGTTTCTACCGCCTTCCTTCAGGCATTGCTCAACCGGGAGTTGCTGCAGATCGCGGAGAACCAGATCGAGACCACCCAGGCCAACCTGCAACGGCGGAGTGAATTAGTGAAAAGCGGCAAGATGGCACAGGGAGAACTCTATGAATTAGAAGCACAGTTGGCCAAGGAAGAACTGAACCGTGTGCAGGCAGAGAGCAACCTCAAACTGGCATTGCTCGATCTCGCCCAAATCATGGAACTGGAGGAATTCAACAACTTCGATATTACAGCGCCCCCCGCTGAAACGCTGATCAACGAAGCCACCCTTTTGCAGTCGGAAGCGGTATACGAAAGTGCACTGGTGAATCGTCCGGAGATACGAGGCATGCGCTACCGGCTGGAAAGCAGTGAAAAAGAACTGTTGATGGCAAAGGCACAATATTACCCCTCCCTCTCGTTCGGAGTGAATATGGGAACCGGCTACTACAGGATGAGCGGCAGGGATAACACCTCTTTCAGTTCGCAATTGCGCAACAACATGAGTAATTCGCTCGGTTTCAGCCTCCGTATTCCCATCTTCAACAGGTTCCAGATCAGGAACAGTGTCCACAGTGCAGAACTCGCCATAGCCAACACACAACTGGAAATGGACAAAACAAAAGTCGAATTGCGCAAACGGATCGAGCAGGCTTATTACAACGCCACAGGCGCCAAAAGCCGATGGGATGCCGCCCAAAAATCAATCGCAGCCAGTCGTGAAGCCTACCGTTTCGCGGAAGAAAAATATGAGAGCGGCCGTGCCAATTCCTATGAGTTGTTCCTCGCCAAGAACAACCTTACACAGGTGTTGGGAGAAGAAGCACAGGCCAAATATGAATACGCATTCCGTTTGAAGATCCTGGAACTGTTAAAAGATTGA
- a CDS encoding ABC transporter permease, whose translation MTDQLHEILGTLKKNKMRTTLTGLSVSWGIFILIVLLGAGNGLRNGVMQNFSSRAVNRINLWSGTTSMPHKGLKSERNLHFTESEVNMIRSEVEESRLITARINTSQTISYGNEYGSYQVRGVMPNYFDIENLIIAPEDGRFINQLDIKESNKVIVLDKKVADLLFKDESPLGKQVKVGQIMFKVVGINSKKEQWGGSNTYIPFSTAQTIFNPNRKFYQITFTVDGLVTKEENDRFNESLRTLMGQRLNFNPEDQQALWIYNAQSDYVETMKIFSVITFIVALIGILTLIAGIVSVSNIMLVSVKERTREIGIRKAIGATPVSILKTIILESIIITTVFGYIGLMMGIGLTEMVNFFMEQAAAAQAVSDEPQMSIFTNPTVDVGYALFATIILIISGVIAGYLPARKAVKVKPIEAMRQE comes from the coding sequence ATGACCGACCAGCTTCATGAAATACTGGGAACGCTGAAGAAAAACAAGATGCGGACAACCCTCACCGGGCTCTCGGTGTCGTGGGGTATCTTCATACTGATCGTCCTGCTGGGGGCTGGCAACGGCCTCAGAAACGGGGTGATGCAAAATTTCAGCTCCAGGGCGGTCAACCGCATCAACTTATGGTCAGGCACCACCTCCATGCCCCACAAGGGATTGAAATCGGAGCGGAACCTTCATTTCACGGAAAGTGAAGTGAATATGATCAGGAGCGAGGTGGAGGAAAGTCGGCTCATCACGGCCCGCATCAACACCTCACAGACCATCTCTTACGGCAATGAATACGGTTCTTACCAGGTGAGGGGCGTAATGCCGAACTATTTTGATATCGAGAACCTGATTATTGCCCCGGAAGATGGGCGTTTCATCAATCAACTCGATATAAAGGAGTCGAACAAGGTAATCGTATTGGACAAGAAAGTCGCAGACCTGCTCTTCAAGGACGAGTCGCCGCTCGGCAAACAGGTAAAGGTAGGACAAATCATGTTCAAGGTGGTAGGGATCAATTCCAAGAAAGAACAGTGGGGAGGATCGAATACCTATATCCCCTTTTCCACTGCACAGACCATTTTCAATCCCAACCGGAAATTCTACCAGATCACCTTTACCGTGGACGGACTGGTGACGAAAGAAGAAAATGACCGGTTCAACGAATCGCTCAGAACGCTGATGGGACAACGGTTGAACTTCAATCCCGAAGACCAGCAGGCACTCTGGATATATAATGCACAGTCGGACTATGTGGAGACAATGAAGATTTTCAGCGTGATCACCTTCATAGTCGCTCTTATCGGTATCCTCACATTGATCGCAGGAATTGTGAGCGTAAGCAACATTATGCTGGTGTCGGTAAAAGAACGTACGCGGGAGATAGGGATCCGCAAAGCCATCGGCGCCACGCCGGTATCCATTTTGAAAACCATTATCCTGGAGTCAATCATTATCACCACTGTTTTCGGGTATATCGGGTTGATGATGGGTATCGGTCTCACCGAAATGGTCAACTTCTTCATGGAACAGGCTGCCGCCGCCCAGGCTGTGTCCGACGAACCGCAGATGTCGATATTCACTAATCCTACAGTAGATGTGGGATATGCCCTGTTCGCAACGATCATACTGATCATCTCAGGGGTGATCGCCGGTTACCTGCCCGCCCGCAAAGCGGTAAAGGTGAAACCGATTGAAGCGATGAGACAGGAGTAA
- a CDS encoding alpha/beta hydrolase family protein gives MKKFIIVAFCTYITSAVFAQDITGSWAGKLDIQSTKLSIVFHIGKNDTIYETKMDSPDQGAFGLATSKTVFSGNQLEISATGMGISYTGIFQGDSIKGIFRQGGLQLPLVLKPAQKTALSRPQEPKPPFPYLTKDVTFLNEVDGNLLAGTLTTPDTMGIFPAVILIAGSGPHDRDESIFGHKPFLVMADHLTRNGFAVLRYDKRGVARSNGDYVNATTEDFASDVTVAFNYLKSQVYVDKKRIALIGHSEGGIIAPMVAANDKTVGAIVLMAGTGVEGNELLKQQNTDLMKMGQISQDTIDQVIATLETIYIDLKEWRGTVDEQKELSGKFGVLWESMPVSFRGTNGREHYISGNMGAMLSPWYRFFISLNPSEYLEKVECPVFAANGEKDIQVEARQNLQAMEESLERGGNRNYTIKSYPGLNHLFQECETGSVREYGEIEQTISPQFLSDMTSWLKNIFSEK, from the coding sequence ATGAAGAAATTTATCATTGTAGCCTTTTGCACTTATATCACAAGTGCTGTTTTTGCCCAGGATATAACAGGTTCATGGGCCGGGAAACTGGATATTCAAAGTACAAAACTCAGTATTGTTTTCCATATCGGGAAAAACGATACGATTTACGAAACGAAAATGGATAGCCCCGATCAGGGTGCTTTTGGATTAGCTACGTCTAAAACTGTTTTTTCCGGTAATCAACTGGAAATTTCTGCCACAGGAATGGGGATTTCTTATACCGGAATTTTCCAGGGCGATTCTATTAAGGGTATATTCCGTCAGGGCGGACTACAATTACCGTTGGTTTTAAAACCGGCCCAAAAAACCGCCTTGTCCCGTCCGCAGGAACCTAAACCGCCCTTTCCTTATCTGACAAAAGATGTTACTTTCCTGAATGAAGTTGACGGAAATCTGCTGGCCGGGACGTTGACTACTCCCGACACCATGGGCATATTTCCGGCCGTAATCCTGATAGCGGGGAGCGGGCCGCATGACCGGGATGAATCCATTTTTGGGCACAAGCCGTTCTTAGTGATGGCCGACCATCTGACGCGGAACGGATTTGCGGTCTTACGCTATGATAAACGAGGTGTAGCCCGGTCAAATGGTGATTACGTAAATGCCACTACTGAAGATTTTGCTTCGGATGTTACCGTCGCTTTCAATTATCTTAAATCTCAAGTCTATGTCGACAAGAAGCGGATAGCCCTGATCGGGCATAGCGAAGGAGGGATCATTGCACCAATGGTCGCTGCAAATGATAAAACCGTGGGAGCTATTGTGTTGATGGCGGGAACGGGTGTGGAAGGGAATGAACTTCTCAAACAACAGAACACTGACCTGATGAAGATGGGACAGATATCGCAGGATACAATTGATCAGGTCATAGCTACCCTGGAAACGATTTATATAGACCTGAAAGAGTGGAGAGGTACCGTAGATGAACAAAAAGAACTGAGTGGCAAGTTCGGTGTATTGTGGGAGTCTATGCCTGTTTCTTTTCGGGGAACGAATGGTAGGGAACATTATATTAGTGGAAATATGGGAGCAATGCTTTCGCCATGGTATCGATTTTTTATATCATTGAATCCTTCCGAATATCTCGAAAAAGTGGAATGCCCGGTGTTTGCAGCTAACGGGGAAAAAGACATACAAGTGGAAGCCCGACAGAACTTACAGGCAATGGAGGAGTCATTGGAAAGAGGTGGAAACAGAAATTATACAATCAAATCATACCCTGGCCTGAATCATCTTTTTCAGGAATGTGAAACAGGCTCAGTCCGGGAATATGGGGAAATTGAACAAACAATTTCACCCCAATTTTTATCGGATATGACAAGTTGGCTGAAAAACATTTTTTCAGAAAAATAA
- a CDS encoding IS5 family transposase, whose translation MIGKLPEKGQRDLFRPMLKDFIDSKHELVLLADKIDWEYFENEFSPLYSEKGAPSVPIRLMVGCLMLKHLYNLGDERIPEFWVRDVYFQYFCGGEFFEHKFPFDPSDFVHFRNRVGKEGIGKIFAYSVHLHGKEVPRQSKFVLSDTTVQENNTTFPTDAKLCKKVIDKCNKIAEESGIKQRQRYTRESKQLVRDTYNGKHPKRAKKAGKAKRRLKTIAGALLRELERKMSDEQKALYRKELSLYKRVINQQKDDKDKIYSLHKPFTRCIPKGKTHKQYEFGNKVGLITTGKRGRKVITAIKAFLDTPYDGDTIDPLLEQMQQNKLKLPQELAYDRGGKGRKQIKGVTIITPDKPKASDTVYQKRCKRNKCRARAAIEPIIGHLKKDFRMEQNYLWGEKGIQINAFMAATAWNLKKMMEKLVREFLDFVLRIFFKQRLQLAT comes from the coding sequence ATGATAGGAAAATTACCGGAAAAAGGACAGCGCGATTTATTCCGTCCTATGCTGAAAGACTTTATCGACAGCAAGCACGAACTTGTTTTGCTTGCAGACAAAATAGATTGGGAATACTTCGAAAACGAGTTTTCCCCGCTGTATTCAGAAAAAGGGGCTCCAAGCGTTCCCATTCGTCTGATGGTGGGTTGTTTGATGCTGAAGCATCTGTACAATCTCGGCGATGAACGTATACCCGAGTTTTGGGTTCGAGACGTTTACTTCCAGTATTTTTGTGGCGGAGAATTTTTCGAACACAAGTTTCCTTTCGATCCGAGTGATTTTGTTCACTTCCGTAATCGTGTGGGAAAAGAAGGCATAGGCAAAATATTCGCCTACAGCGTGCATCTTCACGGAAAAGAAGTACCCAGGCAATCCAAGTTTGTTCTTTCGGACACCACAGTCCAGGAAAACAACACCACTTTTCCCACCGATGCCAAATTGTGTAAAAAGGTTATCGACAAATGCAATAAAATAGCCGAAGAATCGGGTATTAAGCAGCGTCAGCGTTATACACGGGAGAGCAAGCAGTTGGTTCGCGACACTTACAACGGCAAGCATCCCAAGCGGGCAAAAAAAGCCGGAAAAGCAAAGCGACGGTTGAAAACCATAGCAGGGGCCTTGTTGCGAGAACTTGAACGCAAAATGAGCGATGAGCAAAAAGCGCTTTACCGGAAAGAGCTGTCGCTTTACAAGCGTGTTATCAATCAACAGAAAGATGACAAAGACAAGATTTACAGCCTTCACAAGCCTTTTACACGCTGTATCCCCAAGGGCAAAACGCACAAACAATATGAGTTCGGCAATAAGGTCGGACTGATAACTACGGGAAAAAGAGGTCGAAAAGTTATCACGGCGATAAAAGCTTTTTTGGATACGCCTTATGACGGAGACACCATCGATCCTTTATTGGAACAAATGCAGCAGAACAAGCTGAAACTACCCCAAGAGCTGGCATACGATCGTGGCGGGAAAGGCAGAAAGCAGATTAAGGGAGTAACCATCATTACCCCCGACAAACCCAAAGCATCGGATACGGTTTATCAAAAACGGTGCAAACGCAACAAATGTAGAGCCAGAGCAGCCATCGAACCCATTATCGGACATCTGAAAAAAGACTTTCGTATGGAACAAAACTACTTGTGGGGCGAAAAAGGCATACAAATCAATGCTTTTATGGCTGCAACGGCTTGGAACTTGAAGAAAATGATGGAAAAACTCGTAAGAGAGTTTTTGGATTTTGTTCTCAGAATATTTTTCAAGCAGAGATTACAACTTGCGACCTGA
- a CDS encoding ABC transporter ATP-binding protein: MIQIRQLHKSYRTEALSLHVLKGIDLEIGAGEYVSIMGASGSGKSTLLNILGILDTYDSGEYFLNGTLIKNLSETQAALYRNEMIGFVFQSFNLINFKNALENVALPLYYKKVSRKKRNIIALEHLDRMGLKDWAHHMPNELSGGQKQRVAIARALISDPKIILADEPTGALDSKTTVEVMEVLTNLNREGITTIIVTHEPSVADATNRIIHLKDGMIEYETRKDNGVHITTQLQKPQMV, encoded by the coding sequence ATGATTCAAATCCGGCAATTACATAAGTCCTATCGGACGGAAGCACTTTCCCTCCATGTCCTGAAAGGTATCGATCTTGAAATAGGGGCGGGAGAATATGTCTCCATCATGGGTGCTTCAGGTTCGGGGAAATCGACTCTGCTCAATATCCTGGGTATTCTCGACACTTACGATTCGGGCGAATACTTCCTCAACGGTACACTGATAAAGAATCTCAGTGAGACACAGGCTGCGCTTTACCGCAATGAGATGATCGGTTTTGTTTTTCAGTCGTTCAACCTCATCAACTTTAAAAATGCTCTGGAGAATGTGGCTCTCCCACTCTACTACAAGAAAGTAAGCCGCAAGAAACGGAATATTATCGCGCTGGAGCATCTCGACAGGATGGGACTGAAAGATTGGGCGCACCACATGCCGAATGAACTTTCCGGGGGACAGAAGCAACGTGTGGCTATTGCCCGTGCACTGATCTCTGATCCAAAAATTATTCTGGCTGACGAACCTACCGGCGCCCTCGACAGCAAGACTACCGTGGAAGTGATGGAAGTGCTGACTAATCTCAATCGTGAAGGGATCACCACCATTATCGTGACCCACGAACCGTCGGTTGCAGATGCTACCAACCGCATCATCCACCTGAAGGACGGTATGATCGAATATGAAACACGCAAGGATAACGGCGTACATATCACCACCCAACTTCAAAAACCACAAATGGTATGA
- a CDS encoding head GIN domain-containing protein, producing MKISATLILIAVLFTACISVGAQSRQAADQFEVSEFTAIESSVVANIHIKQSPTVSVTAEGSEELLNILDVRMDNDKLILTMEDRFLKRHKGRADKLVISISTPTLTRLDFDGVGNIEIDGAFSTPELTIDSEGVGNLRADKLDAGSIYISSEGVGNISLGGKTDKVEIKSQGVGNINTTKLTSRSAVVTSQGVGNVSCYASQHLKVRSEGIGNVTYYGNPADKELNKERLGKIKAGN from the coding sequence ATGAAAATATCAGCTACATTAATCCTTATTGCAGTGCTATTCACAGCCTGCATTTCCGTAGGAGCGCAATCGCGCCAGGCTGCGGATCAATTTGAAGTGAGCGAATTTACGGCTATCGAGTCATCGGTAGTAGCCAACATTCATATCAAGCAATCCCCTACGGTCAGCGTGACTGCCGAGGGTAGCGAAGAACTGCTCAACATCCTTGACGTGCGGATGGACAATGATAAACTGATCCTCACAATGGAAGACCGTTTCCTGAAAAGGCACAAAGGCCGTGCCGACAAGTTGGTTATCTCCATCTCCACCCCTACCCTTACCAGGCTCGATTTCGACGGTGTGGGGAATATCGAGATCGATGGCGCTTTCAGTACCCCCGAACTGACTATCGATTCGGAGGGGGTAGGCAATCTCAGGGCAGACAAACTCGATGCCGGATCCATTTATATCTCTTCCGAAGGAGTGGGCAACATCTCTTTGGGTGGCAAGACCGACAAAGTGGAGATAAAGTCCCAGGGCGTAGGAAACATCAATACTACGAAACTCACTTCACGAAGTGCCGTGGTCACGTCGCAGGGAGTCGGTAACGTAAGCTGCTACGCGTCGCAACACCTCAAAGTACGCTCAGAAGGTATAGGCAATGTCACCTATTATGGCAACCCGGCAGACAAAGAACTCAATAAAGAGAGATTAGGAAAAATAAAAGCAGGGAATTAA
- a CDS encoding efflux RND transporter periplasmic adaptor subunit, whose product MKKVLRIVGLTLLGLLVISTFVFLWQKSRPKIVTYKIEAATKGDIEKRTVATGKVEPRNEILIKPQMSGIIAEVYKEAGETVKAGDIIARIQVVPDMVNESSAESRVERARLAANQSRINYDRDKKLFENEVISREEFEKVELQYKNDQEELRAANDNLSLVRTGITKSSAQTSNTLVRSTVSGTILDVPVKAGNSVIQSNNFNDGTTVASVADLGDMLFVGKIDETEVGKLSVEMPMEITIGAIQDLKIPALLEYVSPKGIEESGAILFEMKAALQLPQDLFIRAGYSANADIILDQRKDVVTIPESSVEFSGDSAFVYMVKSEKPQEFDRKHVKIGLSDGIRIEVTEGLKENDKIRGTEIIEDKKK is encoded by the coding sequence ATGAAGAAAGTATTGCGAATTGTAGGATTGACCCTGTTAGGGCTCTTGGTAATATCCACCTTTGTATTTCTCTGGCAGAAATCGCGCCCGAAAATTGTAACTTACAAAATAGAGGCGGCCACCAAAGGTGATATCGAAAAACGAACTGTGGCTACAGGGAAAGTAGAACCGCGCAATGAGATCCTAATCAAACCGCAAATGTCGGGTATCATTGCCGAGGTTTACAAAGAGGCAGGCGAAACCGTAAAGGCCGGAGATATCATTGCCAGGATACAGGTAGTACCCGATATGGTGAACGAAAGCAGTGCCGAATCGCGTGTCGAAAGAGCCCGGTTGGCTGCCAACCAAAGCCGGATCAATTATGATCGGGATAAAAAACTCTTTGAAAATGAAGTGATTTCAAGGGAAGAGTTCGAGAAGGTGGAATTACAGTACAAAAACGATCAGGAAGAACTGCGCGCCGCCAACGACAACCTGAGTCTGGTGCGCACCGGGATTACCAAAAGTTCGGCACAGACCAGTAACACGCTGGTACGTTCCACGGTAAGCGGTACTATCCTCGATGTTCCTGTCAAAGCAGGTAACTCGGTGATCCAGTCCAATAATTTCAACGACGGTACCACCGTGGCATCGGTGGCCGACCTGGGGGACATGCTTTTCGTCGGCAAGATCGACGAGACGGAAGTAGGTAAACTCTCGGTGGAAATGCCCATGGAGATCACCATCGGCGCCATCCAGGACCTAAAAATACCCGCCTTGTTAGAGTATGTCTCACCCAAAGGCATAGAAGAGAGCGGAGCCATTCTCTTCGAAATGAAAGCCGCCCTGCAATTGCCGCAGGATTTGTTTATCCGGGCAGGCTACAGCGCTAACGCCGATATTATTTTAGATCAGCGTAAAGATGTGGTAACCATTCCTGAAAGTTCAGTGGAATTTAGTGGCGACTCGGCTTTCGTCTATATGGTGAAAAGCGAGAAACCGCAGGAATTCGATCGGAAGCATGTGAAAATCGGCTTGTCGGACGGAATCCGTATCGAAGTGACCGAAGGGCTGAAAGAGAATGACAAGATCCGTGGAACAGAGATCATTGAGGACAAGAAAAAGTAA
- a CDS encoding 6-bladed beta-propeller, giving the protein MDDYLIISDHKSFENLIYIFDKNNFNCIANIAPKGQGPYEITNMGHIGIDEKNRIFYVTDHGKQKIFSYQLNSVLTDPSYKPVEKLNLNEHQFPSRYMLINDSLCIGLIIEPIGNYGFNQSIAKWNINSGEIIPMKYTHPEIERKRVSFAVSQENGIYVECYHHHELFTICDLEGNLKYNVYGRKWDNRTSNAKQYFGDVIICNNRILASFFDGMDRTFSNDDLPTQLLVFDINGNYINTLETGYRIINLCYDDRNDRLAMHFDDMIQFGYLTLDDNLLN; this is encoded by the coding sequence ATGGATGATTATCTAATTATCAGTGACCATAAATCTTTTGAAAACCTTATTTACATTTTTGATAAAAACAATTTTAATTGTATTGCCAATATTGCCCCAAAAGGACAAGGCCCCTATGAAATCACCAATATGGGGCATATAGGTATTGACGAAAAGAATCGTATTTTTTATGTGACCGACCACGGTAAACAGAAGATATTCAGCTATCAACTGAATAGCGTGTTGACAGACCCTTCTTATAAACCGGTTGAAAAACTTAATCTTAACGAACATCAGTTTCCGAGTAGATACATGCTGATAAATGATTCGCTTTGTATCGGACTGATCATTGAACCTATCGGTAACTACGGATTCAATCAATCTATCGCCAAATGGAATATAAACTCGGGAGAAATCATACCTATGAAATACACGCATCCTGAAATAGAAAGAAAACGTGTATCTTTTGCGGTATCCCAGGAAAATGGGATCTATGTGGAATGCTATCATCACCACGAACTTTTCACAATATGTGATTTGGAAGGCAATTTAAAATACAACGTCTATGGAAGAAAATGGGATAACAGGACTTCCAATGCGAAACAATATTTCGGGGATGTCATTATTTGTAACAACAGGATATTGGCTTCCTTTTTCGACGGGATGGATAGAACTTTTTCCAATGACGATCTTCCGACGCAATTGCTTGTCTTCGATATAAACGGTAATTATATTAACACATTAGAAACAGGATACCGGATCATAAACCTCTGCTATGACGACCGGAATGACAGGTTAGCCATGCACTTTGATGATATGATCCAGTTTGGATACTTAACTCTCGATGACAACTTACTTAACTAA